The Candidatus Babeliaceae bacterium sequence TTCGTTCCAACGGCGTGTACCGTTTTTTATGTGAGTTAAGTAACTTTCGGACATTCCTGTTTTTTCGGCAAGAATTTTTGTTGTCCATCCTTTTTCGCGTAAAAGTTCTTTTACTCGTAAAGCTGTTGATGACATAATAGAGCTCCTCTCTTTAGTTTTTTACAAAAAAATATGATAGTATATTTACTACACTGCATTATTTCTAATTGTACTCAATTACCGATTCTTGTCAAATGGAAACAATTACATGGTAACGATCAAGCGATTGCCAGATTTTAAAAAAAATAGTTACGAAGAGGCTGCCTGGGCGCGTAATGGCGTTATTGCGGGGGTCGATGAAGTTGGCCGTGGATGCCTGGCGGGGCCTGTTGTGGCTGCAGCCGTTATCCTCAAGCCCAAAAAAACACACCCTCTTGTAAAAGATTCCAAGCTTTTGGATGCTGCAGAGCTTCAAAAAGCGTATTCTTGGATTATTAAGAATAGCTGGTACGGAACGGCTATCATTAATAACAATCTCATAGATAAGATAAACATATATCAGGCAACGTTAACCTGTATGCGTCGCGCGGCACATCAGCTTTTGGCGACAGCGCCACGCGCTCCAGAGCTATTTGTGGTTGACGCCATGCCTCTTGTTTTAGGCAATTTTCAAGGTGATATTATTCATTTTATTTATGGCGAAAAGAAGTCTAGTTCTATTGCAGCAGCCTCGATTGTGGCGAAAGTAACCAGGGATGCCATTATGCAGCGGCACGACAGCACCTTTCCTGGGTATAATTTGGCTCGTCACAAGGGGTATAGTACTCCATCCCATAAAAAAATACTTATAGAAAGCCCTCAAAGCTTGATCCATAGAGTAACCTTTATTGATCATTTTGTTGATTGTGGGCAAGAAGATACTCAAGAAAGCCTCTTATGCTTATAAATGAGATAAACATACTTCAGCCATTCGCAGAAATCATAGAAAGCTCTCTTCATACCTGGAAGGCTCACAGCTGGAAATGGTCCCATTTTCCATCATATGGGTCACTGGTTACCCTTAAACAGGGGTCAAAAACGATTTTTGGCATCGTTTATGGCATCAATACGGGATCGTCTGATCCTGCCCGTACCCCCTTCCCTTATCAAAAAACAGAACAAGAACTGCTCAAAGACCAGCCACAAATCTTTGAATTTTTGAAAACGACGTTTGATTGCTTAACTGTTGGGTTTATAGAAAACGGCACATTGTCGTACCAGTGCGCGCTCCAGCCGCCAAAAATCCATGCTTTTGTGCAATATGCATCTCCGGAAGAAACAGCTCAATTTTTCGCCAAAGAGCATTATATGCCCATTATTTTCAACTTTGGCCACTTGGTTATTAATATTGATGAGCTTTTGTTGGCTGTTCTTAAAAATCGATCTTTGCAGGGGCAGCTATCTGAAAATAAGGTTAAAAGCTTTGTGGGTACCTATTCTTTATTAACCAACAATGACTACCGCCGCCTCAAAATATTCCTCCAACGCCTATCTTGTTAAAAATTGGACAAATTGCATTATTTATGTAATATTAAGATAAAGTAAAAGTAATATAAATACGCTTATTAATGGAGAAAAATTATGAAATTATCACATAAAATATTAATTTTTGCCTTAATGGCTGCAGGCAGTTCTTTTCCGGCTTTCGCCTGGAACCAAGATCACGTTGATGCGTTAGAAAAAACTGGTTCGTGCACAACGTGGTGTGATCTTCAGAAAAAAGACATGAGAGAGTTAGTTAAAAGTCTTAATGTAAGAGGTCTTGTTTTGGATGTGCGAGGCAGTAATCTTGAAGATGCAAATTTGCAGGGCAGTGATCTTAAAAAAGCTAATTTACAAGATACAAATTTAACCGGTGCGTATTTAGATGGTGCGAATTTAACAGAAGCTAATCTTGCTGGCGCAAATTTAAGTAATGCAACAGCCAGTGAAGCTACTTTTGATAGAGCTCAATTAACAGGTGCTATTTTAAAGCTTAATGCGCCATTTGCCACTTTTGTAGGGGCGATATTTAATAGTAAAACGACAATAACTGGATCTAGTTTTGCATGGGCAAATTTTTCTGATTCTAATATACATACAGCTACCATTGATGCGTACAGTGACTTTGGAAAAGCTCTTATGGCTATTAAAAAATCTCGTTCTGAAGCTCATGAGATGCCGGATGCAGCATATAAAGATGCTATTATTACAGATACCTTAATGGGAAATGTATATTCATGGCCCTATCATGCTCCAACATCTTTGATGCCTTTAGATATCTATAACAAAGATAAAGAGACTGCATTTAAAAATTTTGAAGAGCAGATTAAGCCATGGTTATGGTTTAGAAGTCAGTTGCCAGAAAGCAACAATGCGCTTCGTCGTTTGAAAGAAAAAAGAAATTCTCAGTAATTGAGTTATTGCGGGGGCAAAAAAAATATGAAATTATCACATAAAATATTAATTTTTGCCTTAATGGCTGCAGGCAGCTTTTTTTCAGCTTTTGCCACCAATAATTGGAAGCACATTGTTGGTAAAACAGGTAAGATGGCCGTGTGTAGAGGGTGTAATTTTCAGGGTGAAGATGTAAGAGCTTTTTTTGGAAGTATGAGAGAGCAAGGTTTTGTACTTGATGTGCGAGAAGCTAATTTTAAAGGCGCAAATTTAGAAGGCGTTGATCTGACAGGTTCATATATTAATGGTGCAAATTTAACAGGAGCAAATCTTAAGGATGCAAAGTTAGTTAAGGTATTTGCAGCTGGAACCATTTTTGATAACGCTCATTTAGAGGGAGCAGTTTTAGAAAATATAAATGCAACCCTGTCTTCTTTTAAGGGGGCAATATTTAGTGATGCAACAACGGTAAATAAGTGTTATTTTTTTTGGTCAGATTTTCGTAATTCAAATATTGATACAGCAACTATTGATGCTAATAGTGAGTTTAAAAAAGCTTTGTATTATTCACTTGTGATCAATAAAAAAAGTTCTATGGCCGTATATTATAAGCATCACTGCAAAAATGACACCGATTCTTTGGGGTATCAGCCATCGAGCGATTATGATAAAGAAAAAGAATTGGCCGTTAAGTATGTAAGCGGAATATTAAAACGCTCAACATAAAAGCATTTTAAGCGCGTATTTTTTTATGTAATACATTATTAAGTATCATGATGATGAAAAAATACGATACATATGCGCAGAGGATGGCGGCGACGGCGCCGGTTATTTTGTAGTGTGGTATCAGTAGATATCCTGCGAAAAATGCGATCATGCTTGTCGCTATAACTCCCGTATTTAAAAACCATATCTGTTTGTGAAATTGAAGAATAAGCGATAAAAAATACGTGCCCATAAGAAAAATATGGGCAATTATTGTTATGGCAAGTGCCGGCATAATAGTGCAATAATATGCGGGAAGCACATATGTGCCATAAGATCTGAGTATAAAAAATCCAATAGGCACACAGAGAATAAGCGCTGTCATGCTCATTAACATCATGTACTTATTATAAATGTCTTCTTGATACATGTGTGCCGCATGCTGTTGTTGTGAAAATTTTTTGAGCATATACGGAGCATATGTTGATTGTACCGGATGTAATACAACGGCGTTAAAACAACTATTAGCCATATCTACGAGTGCGTATAATCCTACTTCTTGCAGTCCGCATGTATGCGTTAAGAGCGTTCTATTCAACCATCCTATTATCCCCCCCATAACAAGCGGCGGCATGAGCGGCAGGCCTATAACTATATAATTAAGAGTTTTTTTAAGAGATCGCATAATGTTATATGTTGCAAAAAAATTATTACTAACATATACATAAAAAGCCATGCTGCATACTAGTATTGTTCCACTCGTAGAAGCCAATAAAAGGCTTTCAGGGGTTCCATATATATGTAAGGCGCCATAAGAGCAGAGAGTTGTTACTATAACCGCTAACACTTGTGTATATATTGCATAGGTTATCTGTGCGTTATAGAGCAACAATTGAACAAAAAGTTCCATAAAAAAGAGCAAAAAATTATATAAAAAACTGATTATTATAAGTTTTTTTGTTGCTTGATGGGCAAAAAAAAGTGCATTAATATATGGGCTTATGGTGAGAATAATAGCAAAAAATATCAGCAATATAGTTGAATATATAATGATAATATCATTAATCAGCGCAGCGTTTGCGTCGTTGGACTGATGGTAGAATTCTAGCGCGATAATTTGCCGTAGACTGCCGCCAATTACTATAGTAAAAAGTGAAAAAAAATTATTAAGCAGTGCAATAAGGCCAATATCACGTGGTGATATACTATGTAGAGCGTATAAGGTAATGGAAAACATGAGCCCTTTGCATAAAAATACAGCGCCTATATAAGACGCCATACTGCGAGCGATTCGGTTCATTTATTTGTTGCGTATGGAGATTGTTTGTGGAAATTTTTCGCCAGAGCGGGCAATTTCTTGCAACTTTTCAAAAATCATAACTCGTTCAGGGCTTGTTGTGATAAAGTAAGGATCTGTGTTGTTCTCAAAATGGCATTCTTTGGTGATTTTATTGTACAAACAGTGTCCAGAAATAGTATGTCCTTCTTCCCGTTTTTTTCCGGATTCGGTAATTTCTGTCCCTCTGCTTATTGTGGTTTCGCAGGTGTATGATACGGTTTTTTCGTCTTCATGTGTTTTTGTTAAAAAGGCAAACATTGCTATCTCGCTTTCATTAACCCTGTTTTAAAACGTATACAACCAAGTATACAAATTTTCAACAGCAATAATCCATGATAAAATCTTTTAATTTGCGTTGTCCCGTATAATCTTTTTTTATAATGAACGGGAACTTCGATAATCTTTAAATGCATACGTGCGGCCCCAAAAATGAGATCAAAATCGCCAAATGGGTCTTTGATACCATATAATGCAGAGCTTTCTACTATTTTTTGATAATCCTGCGCATATACTACCTTTGTGCCGCACAATGTATCTTTCATACGCTGTCCCACAATCCAAGAAAATGCTGCGCCAAAAAAATAATTGGCGAGCATATTTAAAAATTGCATCGCGCCTGCCTCCATAGGATAAACAAGTCGGCAGCCATTAACAAAATCGCCCTTGCCAGTCGTCAATGCATGGTAAAAATGTGGTAATTCTTCTGGCATTACGGTTAAATCAGCGTCTAAAATCATAAGAATATCATTTTGTGCTTTACTAAAGCCCAATCGCATGGCGTCAGCTTTTCCTCGACCTGTTTGTTGATACGCTGTGATATTTTTGTCCGGATACATTGCAATAATGCGCATAATTTCTTCCCACGTATTATCCTGTGAATTACCCTCAACAAAAATAATTTCTAACGATGTACCCATTTTTGGTATACGCATAACCGCCTGATCTATATTACCGCGTTCATTTTTGCACGGGATAATAACAGAAACTGACTGTTCTTGATCAATTGTTTGTCTATTTTTGGCAATAATAATTTGCCGTAAGCAGAGTTTATTAACTATGGGAAGTGCTGCGCATAGAGTATTAAAAAACCATGATAGGCCTGGGATGTACACGGGGCACAACATATAGCGTCTTGTGGTTATATATTCAAAATCTGCGAGTATTAAAAAGTTTTTTACGTCAGAAAAAGATAGCCGATTACTTTTCCAAAATGCGATGTCCCAGTCAATAATAACGCGCGTTTTTTCGTGCATATAATTATGCAGTGAGTTGAGCATTTGCTGTATATCTGCGTTATGCAGAGTGCCGTGTATAATTATATAGTCATATACGGCAGGGGTACCATATAATTGTGCTATATCATCAATAAATAAACTGGTCGCATGTACTGGAATAATATTTTTGTAAAATTGATGTGTTAATTGTTGGGAGTAACTTCTTTGTGCATTAATGGCTGCAGTTTTCATGTTATATCTCGAGCTGGTATTCAAACATATCACCAAAAACTTTTTGTACTTCTTTGATAACTGGTTCTGTATCAATAATGACAACTTTTTTA is a genomic window containing:
- a CDS encoding pentapeptide repeat-containing protein, with product MKLSHKILIFALMAAGSSFPAFAWNQDHVDALEKTGSCTTWCDLQKKDMRELVKSLNVRGLVLDVRGSNLEDANLQGSDLKKANLQDTNLTGAYLDGANLTEANLAGANLSNATASEATFDRAQLTGAILKLNAPFATFVGAIFNSKTTITGSSFAWANFSDSNIHTATIDAYSDFGKALMAIKKSRSEAHEMPDAAYKDAIITDTLMGNVYSWPYHAPTSLMPLDIYNKDKETAFKNFEEQIKPWLWFRSQLPESNNALRRLKEKRNSQ
- a CDS encoding oligosaccharide flippase family protein, with translation MASYIGAVFLCKGLMFSITLYALHSISPRDIGLIALLNNFFSLFTIVIGGSLRQIIALEFYHQSNDANAALINDIIIIYSTILLIFFAIILTISPYINALFFAHQATKKLIIISFLYNFLLFFMELFVQLLLYNAQITYAIYTQVLAVIVTTLCSYGALHIYGTPESLLLASTSGTILVCSMAFYVYVSNNFFATYNIMRSLKKTLNYIVIGLPLMPPLVMGGIIGWLNRTLLTHTCGLQEVGLYALVDMANSCFNAVVLHPVQSTYAPYMLKKFSQQQHAAHMYQEDIYNKYMMLMSMTALILCVPIGFFILRSYGTYVLPAYYCTIMPALAITIIAHIFLMGTYFLSLILQFHKQIWFLNTGVIATSMIAFFAGYLLIPHYKITGAVAAILCAYVSYFFIIMILNNVLHKKIRA
- a CDS encoding pentapeptide repeat-containing protein, with the translated sequence MKLSHKILIFALMAAGSFFSAFATNNWKHIVGKTGKMAVCRGCNFQGEDVRAFFGSMREQGFVLDVREANFKGANLEGVDLTGSYINGANLTGANLKDAKLVKVFAAGTIFDNAHLEGAVLENINATLSSFKGAIFSDATTVNKCYFFWSDFRNSNIDTATIDANSEFKKALYYSLVINKKSSMAVYYKHHCKNDTDSLGYQPSSDYDKEKELAVKYVSGILKRST
- a CDS encoding glycosyltransferase family 2 protein, which translates into the protein MKTAAINAQRSYSQQLTHQFYKNIIPVHATSLFIDDIAQLYGTPAVYDYIIIHGTLHNADIQQMLNSLHNYMHEKTRVIIDWDIAFWKSNRLSFSDVKNFLILADFEYITTRRYMLCPVYIPGLSWFFNTLCAALPIVNKLCLRQIIIAKNRQTIDQEQSVSVIIPCKNERGNIDQAVMRIPKMGTSLEIIFVEGNSQDNTWEEIMRIIAMYPDKNITAYQQTGRGKADAMRLGFSKAQNDILMILDADLTVMPEELPHFYHALTTGKGDFVNGCRLVYPMEAGAMQFLNMLANYFFGAAFSWIVGQRMKDTLCGTKVVYAQDYQKIVESSALYGIKDPFGDFDLIFGAARMHLKIIEVPVHYKKRLYGTTQIKRFYHGLLLLKICILGCIRFKTGLMKAR
- a CDS encoding ribonuclease HII, which produces MVTIKRLPDFKKNSYEEAAWARNGVIAGVDEVGRGCLAGPVVAAAVILKPKKTHPLVKDSKLLDAAELQKAYSWIIKNSWYGTAIINNNLIDKINIYQATLTCMRRAAHQLLATAPRAPELFVVDAMPLVLGNFQGDIIHFIYGEKKSSSIAAASIVAKVTRDAIMQRHDSTFPGYNLARHKGYSTPSHKKILIESPQSLIHRVTFIDHFVDCGQEDTQESLLCL